CCGTGGCGTCACAAGCCGCACCGGGTCTCGACCTGTCGACCGGTGTCGCCGTGGCGTTTCCGCGCAGCCCGTTCGTGACGGCGGCGTCGGCGTGGGAACTGCAGGAGGCGACGGGCGGCCGGTTCCGACTCGGCCTCGGCACGCAGGTGCGCACACACGTAGTGCGGCGCTACAGCGCAGATTTCGAGCATCCCGGTCCGCGGCTGCGCGACTACGTGCTCGCGGTCAAGGCGTGCTTTGCGGCGTTCCGCACCGGGAAACTCGATCACCACGGTGAGTTCTACAACCTCGACTTCATCAGTCCGCAGTGGAGCGCGGGCCCGATCGACGCGCCGGATCCGAAGGTCGACATCGCGGCAGTGAATCCGTGGATGCTGCGCATGGCGGGCGAAGTGGCCGACGGAGTGCACGTGCATCCGCTCGGCGAGCCGGGCTACATCTCGCGGCATGTGGTGCCGAAAATGGCTGAGGGGGCGGCGAAGTCGGGCCGCTCGGCGTCGGACATCGCGGTGATCGTGCCGGTGATGACGATCGTCGGCGACACCGACGAGGAGCGCGATCGCGAACGCGAGCTCGTCCGCGCCAGCATGAGCTTCTACGGCAGCACGCCCAACTACGCGTTCATCTGGGACGAGGCCGGATTCGAGGGGACGACGGCCCGCATCCGCGAGAAGCAGAAGGCCGGCGACTTCAAGGGCATGGCGGCGCAGATCAGCGACGAGCACATCGCGACGTTCGCGACCGAGTCGACGTGGGACGGCCTGGCCGATGCGCTGGTGGCGAAGTACGAGGGCGTCGCGTCGCGCGTTGTGCTGTACAACGCGCTGGCCGATCCCGAGCGCATCGAGCGCTACGGCGCGGTGGCGCGCCGCATTTCGACTGCTTGAGCGCTCGATAACAAGGTGGTCACTGCCCCGCGCGGGAGCATGGATCGCGCCGGCGGCGCTGTTACTTTCGCGGGCGTGGCAGGTGGAGTCGCAGATCGGGGACGTCGCGTCGGGGTGTTGATGGCCGTCGTGGTGATGATGGCGTTGACGTTGGTTACCGCACCTCAGGCGTCGGCGTATTCACGCGAAGGCCTGCCCGTCGAGATGCTGAGCGTGCCGTCGCCGTCGATGGGCCGCGACATCAAGGTGCAGTTCCAGGGCGGCGGCCCGCATGCGGTGTATCTGCTCGACGGGCTTCGCGCGCAGGACGACTTCAACGGCTGGGACATCAACACCGCGGCGTTCGAGTGGTTCTACGAATCCGGGGTGTCGGTGGTGATGCCCGTCGGCGGGCAGTCGAGCTTCTACAGCGACTGGTACGCCCCGGCGAAAGGCTTCAACGGGACGCTGACCTACAAGTGGGAGACGTTCCTGACCAACGAGCTGCCCGCTTGGCTGATGGCGAACCGGCAGCAGGATCCGCGTGGTAATGCCGTTGTGGGACTGTCGATGTCGGGTGGCGCCGCGTTGACGTTGGCCGCGTGGCATCCGCAGCAGTTCTTCTTCGCCGCATCGCTGTCGGGCTACCTGAACCCGTCAAAGGGGATGTGGCCGACGCTGATCGGGTTCGCGATGATGGACGCCGGCGGCTACCGCGCGGTCGACATGTGGGGGCCGCCGAACAATCCGGCGTGGCAGCGCAATGACCCGATGCTCAACATCAATCGACTGGTGGCCAACCGCACGGCGCTGTGGATTTACTGCGGCAACGGGGTGCTGTCCGATCTCGATGGCGGCGACGGCGGTTTCGGGCAGCAGTTCAGCGCGGGGTACCTCGAGAACATCACGCTGGCTACCAACAAGGAGTTCCAGGAGAAGTATCTGGCCGCGGGCGGGCGCAACGCGGTGTTCCACTTCCCGCCGAACGGCACACACAGCTGGGGGTACTGGGGCGCTCAGCTACAGCAGATGAAGCCGGACATCCTGCGCATCCTGAACCCTCCGCCGCCGCCACCGCCGCCGGCTCCCCCCGCCCCGGGAGCAGTGCCCGCGCCTGCGCCCGTAGCGCCGGCTGTACCTCAGGCGGCGGCACCTCGGGTGGCGGCACCCGCAGTGCCGGTCGCGCCTCGCGCTGCGGTGCCGGCAGCGCCGGCTACGGGCGCGACGCCCGGGCTGAACCTGGTCCCGATGGGTTAATTACTACCGTTCGCAATTGCTAGCCCGCCTTTGCGTAGTAGCTGGTCAGCAGCGGTTCCAACCGCATCGTGAAAAGTTGTTCGCCCTATTGACTGCCGCGGTAATTGGGCGTATGTCTAATACTGTTAGGCGCATGTTGAATAACTGAACCCACCTCGTGTCCGTCCGGGCGCGAGCAGCATTGCTCGGCCGTCGCGCCTACGGCCCTGCGCGGACGACAGGGGTCTGTCATGGTCGATGTTGATTACTGCGTGGTGGGTGCCGGATTCGGCGGGCTCACCGCGGCATTGCGGTTGAAGCAGGCGGGTCACTCGGTGGCGCTGCTGGAGGCGCGGGACCGGGTCGGCGGCCGCACGTGGACCGAAACCCGCGACGACGGGTTGTGGATCGACCGCGGCGGCGCGTGGATCGGGCCGGGCCAGGACGCGATCTACGGGCTGA
The nucleotide sequence above comes from Mycolicibacterium moriokaense. Encoded proteins:
- a CDS encoding TIGR03617 family F420-dependent LLM class oxidoreductase yields the protein MYVDAMITPQPLQSIGDLARRTQEAGFAGLLFTETGRTAYLNVAVASQAAPGLDLSTGVAVAFPRSPFVTAASAWELQEATGGRFRLGLGTQVRTHVVRRYSADFEHPGPRLRDYVLAVKACFAAFRTGKLDHHGEFYNLDFISPQWSAGPIDAPDPKVDIAAVNPWMLRMAGEVADGVHVHPLGEPGYISRHVVPKMAEGAAKSGRSASDIAVIVPVMTIVGDTDEERDRERELVRASMSFYGSTPNYAFIWDEAGFEGTTARIREKQKAGDFKGMAAQISDEHIATFATESTWDGLADALVAKYEGVASRVVLYNALADPERIERYGAVARRISTA
- a CDS encoding esterase family protein, with amino-acid sequence MAVVVMMALTLVTAPQASAYSREGLPVEMLSVPSPSMGRDIKVQFQGGGPHAVYLLDGLRAQDDFNGWDINTAAFEWFYESGVSVVMPVGGQSSFYSDWYAPAKGFNGTLTYKWETFLTNELPAWLMANRQQDPRGNAVVGLSMSGGAALTLAAWHPQQFFFAASLSGYLNPSKGMWPTLIGFAMMDAGGYRAVDMWGPPNNPAWQRNDPMLNINRLVANRTALWIYCGNGVLSDLDGGDGGFGQQFSAGYLENITLATNKEFQEKYLAAGGRNAVFHFPPNGTHSWGYWGAQLQQMKPDILRILNPPPPPPPPAPPAPGAVPAPAPVAPAVPQAAAPRVAAPAVPVAPRAAVPAAPATGATPGLNLVPMG